The following are encoded together in the Capsulimonas corticalis genome:
- a CDS encoding DUF1559 domain-containing protein, producing the protein MSSIRHRGFTLIELLVVIAIIAILAAILFPVFAQAREKARQTRCSSNEKQLVLALIQYVQDYDEQFPPANISDPSYVDIAGVAQNRQHWYGMITPYIKQGYANSQAGVKKDNVYICPDYAPIGAFGTSATSPQGTPQYSYAINENISPALAPGTPWNLANTAPLTLASINYPANQVLISEGAGARVFSAGDDTSADPPVPAGGSGYSDTNVNHDNNISHVLARGRHSGGSHYAFTDGHVKWVRSPNPSYTGVADVSGLTVVPTTDTSNITYKRSENTNAVGFYLDDTAGN; encoded by the coding sequence ATGTCCAGCATTCGCCATCGCGGATTTACTCTGATTGAATTACTCGTCGTCATAGCCATTATCGCGATTCTTGCCGCGATCCTCTTCCCGGTCTTCGCCCAGGCCCGCGAAAAGGCGCGCCAGACTCGCTGCTCCTCCAATGAAAAGCAGCTGGTCCTCGCCCTGATCCAATACGTTCAGGACTATGACGAGCAGTTCCCGCCCGCTAACATTAGCGATCCGAGCTACGTAGACATCGCCGGCGTCGCGCAGAACCGCCAGCATTGGTATGGAATGATCACGCCGTACATCAAGCAAGGTTACGCGAACTCCCAGGCGGGCGTCAAGAAAGACAACGTCTATATTTGCCCGGATTACGCTCCGATCGGCGCCTTCGGAACCTCCGCCACGTCGCCGCAGGGGACGCCTCAGTACAGCTACGCGATCAACGAAAATATCTCTCCGGCTCTGGCGCCTGGCACCCCCTGGAATCTGGCGAACACGGCGCCTCTCACGCTGGCCTCGATCAACTACCCGGCCAATCAGGTGCTCATTTCGGAAGGCGCCGGCGCCCGCGTATTTTCCGCCGGCGACGACACCTCGGCGGACCCGCCGGTCCCGGCCGGCGGAAGCGGCTATTCGGACACAAACGTGAACCACGACAACAATATCTCACACGTTCTGGCGCGGGGACGGCATAGCGGCGGATCGCACTATGCATTTACCGACGGGCATGTGAAGTGGGTGCGCTCGCCAAACCCGAGCTACACCGGCGTGGCGGATGTCAGCGGCCTCACCGTCGTTCCCACCACCGACACCTCAAATATCACCTACAAGCGCAGTGAGAACACCAACGCCGTCGGGTTCTACCTGGACGACACCGCGGGGAACTAA
- a CDS encoding cyanophycinase: MTTPTSISDHGAIGPARGALVIVGGGEIGPEIWDRFLTLAGGADARIVIIPTAQENLSVTDDDTAKELAQHGARRIQVLHTRDPKEADTSQFVAPLREATGVWLTGGRQWRLADAYLHTRVHQELAALLERGGVIGGTSAGATIQGSFLVRGDTAGNELMIGDHVEGFGFLKAAAIDQHLLRRNRQFDLISVIGEHPELLGIGIDEGTAVVAQGNRLEVVGASYVAIFDREQWSGTENTSPNNAGSKGKFYFLSAGERFDLNDRRIAPPEIQADEKGAKKHSS, translated from the coding sequence ATGACCACACCAACATCCATCTCGGACCATGGCGCCATCGGCCCGGCGCGCGGCGCCCTGGTCATCGTCGGCGGCGGAGAGATCGGCCCTGAGATCTGGGACCGATTTCTCACGCTTGCCGGAGGAGCGGACGCCCGGATTGTCATCATCCCCACGGCGCAGGAAAACCTTTCCGTTACGGACGACGATACGGCGAAAGAATTAGCGCAGCACGGGGCGCGGCGCATCCAGGTTCTCCATACACGTGATCCGAAGGAAGCGGACACCTCGCAGTTCGTCGCCCCGCTGCGCGAGGCGACCGGCGTCTGGCTCACCGGCGGCCGCCAGTGGCGTCTAGCCGACGCGTATCTGCATACCCGGGTGCATCAGGAACTTGCCGCGCTGCTGGAACGCGGCGGCGTCATCGGAGGAACATCCGCCGGAGCCACGATTCAGGGATCGTTTCTGGTGCGCGGCGACACCGCCGGGAATGAACTGATGATCGGCGACCACGTGGAGGGCTTCGGTTTTCTGAAAGCCGCCGCCATCGACCAGCACCTCCTGCGCCGCAACCGGCAATTCGACCTGATCTCCGTCATCGGCGAGCATCCCGAGCTGCTGGGCATTGGGATCGACGAAGGGACGGCCGTTGTCGCGCAGGGAAATCGATTGGAAGTTGTCGGCGCAAGTTACGTCGCCATCTTCGACCGCGAACAGTGGAGCGGGACCGAAAACACATCCCCCAACAACGCGGGAAGCAAGGGCAAATTCTACTTTCTCTCGGCGGGAGAGCGATTCGACTTGAACGACAGACGCATTGCGCCTCCCGAAATACAAGCCGATGAAAAGGGCGCGAAAAAACATTCCTCATAG